The Acropora muricata isolate sample 2 chromosome 7, ASM3666990v1, whole genome shotgun sequence genomic interval gttggatTTCTGAAAAAATCTTCTCAATGTTGAGTTCAAGAGCAAGAACAAGGCAGTCACTCACAATAAAAATGGTTTTATCAGTCCACAATAAGGGTGAAGAGTACTTTCCATGTCTTTTGAAACAATTAGCATTCTGTGCACACAAATGGCTTTTGATGAGTTATACGTACAGTTCAGTGCATGCACACAAGAATGCTCCTATCAGTCTTCTTCCAGTagggaaattaaatatttttctcaGTTATAGGAGATATAATTTGCAAATTCATCAGCTGTATGACCATTCATgagaaatttgctaagtacttataagacaagaagtagttttttctctccgttcgcaaaacagtgaatatccaaggatattccaagttatgggagccaatcaaaacacgcgaaaattgctatccactgatttggtaaatactaataatgtGAAATTATGAAGTTTCTATGACAATTTTTCCTCGAGCAAAAAACCCTGTACCGTGTGAGCATTATTTTGACACTGGTGGTATCAAAATGGGGAGATGGCACTTATGATACTATTTCACTTGTCCTCATTTGATGAGATGTTTTTATAaagtattattaataataaccCTCTTGTAATTGTCAACGATCCTTTTTAATTATTGGTAGTTGTCATATGTGGGTCAAGAGGCAGAGAGTATACCAGGAATTAttggtcgcaaatatggcaaggTGGTTAAGAGATTGGATCTAAGCTACAATCAGCTAAGGTAAGAATAATATTTCCTGTATTTCTGCAATCTGATTAGCCGAGAGACATTTCAGTTTGAAATACCGATATACAGGCATTTCAAATTTTCCAGGCAGTAGCgtaaacaacaataattgtCTTAAACTCAGAATTTTTTGCATTGCACAGCCTTTGTTGCAATGAAAAAGTTTTGGAAAGCATAAGTTAGCCTTCTTCCActgttttcatgttttctttaaatgtttttccCAGCCTTCCTATCACCAACCCTAGGCATTAAAGAAAGTGTTTCATTTCTGTGTCAGAACTCTCAATGGCATCCACCTGTTTGAGGATCTGGAAGAACTTATTCTTGATAACAACCAGTTGGGAGATGATGTGGAAATTCCATTACTACAACATCTACACACACTGACATTAAACAAAAATAGAATAtcctttttcataaatttaaattatttgaTCTTATTTCATTTTCTGGGATGGTATGTGTTAGTAATGTATGGCACCTTTGATCATGCTTGGGATAATTTTTGCTAACCTGTTTAAAGTAAACTTCAGCTAAAGTGTTTGAATGACGGGGGCATTATGGGTCACATGTGTAGGGGAGTGGTATATGTAAAAATATAGTCTTCATAAATCAGTTCAGGTGTCAATTAGATATTCATAATTTCATTGATTGTTGTGACCGCTCTGTTTCCTGACTAGGTTTTTTATACAAATTAGAGGCATCTATGTTAAACTATGTGTTATAGCGCAACATGTTAAACACATTTTTTGACttcttttggttttgttttttccttaattgtttcttttttccagtgTGTAACTTTCATTAGTCGttagtatttgttattgtcccATTTCACTGTTTGCAGCTCACTGATATTCTTGTTACTCATTCGTATTGTCGCATCATTATCTGtcaagtttttagaataaataggACCAAGGTTGATGTCTTTTATTCCAATATCTCGAAGTTTTTTATAAGCAGcaagtttttatttattataagtCAGCACACCATTAAGGAAAACCCTTCTTTGTGTTATCCATTTCCTTTTTCTCATTTCTTAACTATTGTTTTCTCAGGTTTTGTTTaataattcttttattttcctGGTTTATATGTAGTAGAGTGTGGATGTTTTAACAAAGACCGGCGAACACGAATACGCATCACTTCGGTTACACTATGAAAGTCCTGAAGTGATTTATCAAGACTAATCCCTTCTCCTCTTAGAGTTGAGCACTCGTTTATTTACATTCTACTCAAAAACAAAGTGACTTTCATCTATAAAAATATTCTTAGAATTTGATGATAAATTTTGCCAGTGAATGGTATGTGTCAGTCTTTCGTCCTTAACAAGTTGAAAATAGCTAACCTTGATGTGTTGTTGGATAAAATTGCACGTAATCTACCTTCTCTGAATTATTTGAGTTTACTTAGTAACCAAGCTTGTCCAAATGAACTGTCATTTTCACACAGAGATGAAGAGGATTATCAACGATACAGGTGAACTATttgcattaataattattgctttaatGACGGTTATCAACAGAACACAAGTGCTCTATTAAATTATTGGGAAACTTTAAATCAATGtgcgttttctttctttctttctctccttGTCtgtctttctctcttttttttaccttttcatttttctttcccttGAGCTTGTGTTACTTTCAAATTAGGAAGGATAatagaaggcagtcttcaattCAACCTGGCAATTTTTAGAGTTTTATCAGagggtttctttttttctttacacaAAATCCCTTACATCTTTTATACTTTGCACTCTTTTGTGTGGCTTTGTGTTTTACATATCCGGCGTAAGTTCAGCATTTGATTTAATCATTTACAATTTACTGTACACAGTTTTGTCTCTTCAATTAGTGGAGCATTTTTCCTTGTccaattttaataaaattagTATTTTATGAGACTTGAATATAGTCATTGATATTACATATTACACATAAGAGATTAAACATAATTAAATAGTTCTATTCCTGCTATTGTCAATGTTGTGGTGCAGAGGATTCAACTACCGATATGCTAGATTCTAATCAAGCTACACAGGGCGCAAACCAAAAGCTGTGAGTCGcggagtaaaaagaaaaaaaaatttaaaagaaattaaaataaaaaaaaaatttcaacttCAATTGCTAAGCAACATCCATATCTATCTGCATtatctgtatatatatatacatgaaatattgcttaaaagctACTGTATGTTGTGTTGTATATCTATTTTGAATTCAGACCGCAACCTTGAAGGTCCGGGCGATGTTCAACGTACCCGAGACAACTGCCCTCTGCATCTGGCAGTACGGCTGTGCTTCTGCTTTCCACGAGCTCGTGCATCGTGACATCCAGCTCTCGTGACCACCCCCCGAGGGTATCCATTACGATGTTATATTACTTCACCTCGTAGCCTGGGAAATGTTGCCTCAGTTCCCAATGAAGGAGTCCGTATTTCCCGATTGTTAACCCACGGATAGCTCATTTTTAAAGTCACAACTGTCTTGCACTTATGATTCACAATACGTGCATCCATCCTATTGCATCTTGTTGATCGGCGTACTTAGGGACATCCGAATAACCCTTGATATTCCCTGAATAATTGACTTGGGCTTGTCCGGTGTGTTCCCGGGTGGTACCTCGTCTATCAGACCCTCATCGTACAACTGCTCGCAAAACAATACCTTCAGCGCTGCGTCGTGCCCAgacatattagggagcttaagatttgacgacggcaacgtcaacgacaacgccacaaatcaatgatttcattggttgaatgaagaaaagtaatcgtgctggacgtgcggcacgctttttggtgcaatgttttgacgttgtctgccaaacgacgacgtgaaattttcatattgaggttctgacgacaacgcgagcacGCAACAGTAAATCATTCTCTGCCTTCacttgaaaaccattcgtgccaagcaagcgaaagtgcacttcgcctattttgtacaacgcgACCAACGTGgagtaatcgcaaaacactGAACTTAaggcaaagttcaattttaatgtgacgttttcgttgcagttgccgtcgtagcttcttaaagtCACTACTTACACTGGGCCAGCGCACTACATCCTGACAAGATATGAGCCACACTCTCTGGGGCCTTATCACATTAATCTGCGCCTCACCTCACCTTTCGCGCTTGTGTGGATCTTCTGAATCATATGTACTTGCGTTGGTAAGAGCTGCTCGTATAGCTCAACCAGTCCAACGATTGTTTGTGATGGGCAGTTCTTGCACTCTATAAGCCACCAAAAACACCCGCCCGTACTCAAACTCTCATCCTCCGGCGCGATGGTCAAACTTCCGTACCCTTCCCAGTGCGGGGTCGTCATTACCGTGGAGTCTTACTGCACCCTAAATTTTCGTGGCTTTGTGCTCCATTTCAGCAGAGcgcagcccccccccccctccccacctCCTCTTTTACATATTTAAAGACACAACAATGCATCCGAACtacatgttattgttattatttttattattgtgcttatttcaaactttcactttgtttacaagtgCGGATCGTAGTGAAACTGCGGATCACAATAATCTGGGCAATTTCCTATCATGTTTCAAATCGACTGATGCTTCATTTAAGGCTATGAAAAGCTTTCACTATTTCACAGTTCTGTCCGATTacccatttttgacattttctgatCACGTTCATACTATCAGAGAGTCATACATTGTTTAACTTGTGAATCAGTTCTTTATGGTACCCAGACAGAAAATCAAACACTAAATTAACTTGAATAACATTATAACCTGGATACAATCTCTTTAAGCTTTCCCTTAAATCAgcatatttctctgttttcaatttgtctcGTTCTTGAGTCTGTCCGATGTTACATACAGTTCCTTCAAATATGAACCACTGGCGTTCTTTCTTGTTGGATGTAGCGATGTCAGGTTTGTTTGCACCGTCCTTAGGAACGACGTCTAGGTGTAGGGGAATGTTCCATAGTACTTTTACTTCTTTAGTCTCGACACAGCATTTGGGTTGTAGTCCTCTATACCAAGGTGTCGTTTCgtcgtcttcgtcttcttcgtTATTGGTGATTCCAAGTGTCTTTAAGATCGCATAGTACACTGGACGGAGCATGCGATCATGACGCGCGGTGTATAGCGTTTGCGCGATTGCAGAACAGCTACACATTATGTGTGGTACAGTTTCTTTCTTGACGTGGCAGAAACTGCATAACAAATCTTCTCCTCCACTTTGAACTTTCTTTGCATTATAGACTTTAGTTGTAATTAACTGTTGAAGGATACAAGTGTGTACACTGTAGATTATGTCTGGGATGTTTGGCCAAACCTTTGCAATATTATAGGATTCATGATGTAAATGCTCATCTTGCCATTGTTGCACTGTATACTTGCAGTTTTACTTCCTCTTCtaatttcttttctactttttttctcaTTATCGTCTTGAGATGTTTAGGTTGGGGTTGGTTTACTTCAATGGTTGAATTACTGgttgttttaattattattattattattactattattattattattatcattatcattattactactactactactattaatTTTTGCAGCCTTAAATAATTGGATGAATGACACGAAGCCTCTTTCTCGGATTAATTATCTGTCAGATTAAGGtgtgtttgttgtttcttttctttggtaGATACTATGTCCTTTACCGCCTTCCTGCATTAAATTTCCTCGATTCAAGACGTGTTAAGGCAGCAGAAAAGGAGGAAGCTAAAAGAGTTGGAGCCCACATGAAAATTATAGCTCCCTCGAGTGAAGATTTGGTAAGCAAAGGAACCCATAAATATATCCATTCGCTTTGCGTTTGTTAAGGGAAAAAAGTTCCTCCCATTGTTCTTTTGTATTCCTTAGTGTTACGTTTTGTCCATTAGATAACAAGAAACATTCAAATGTGCCAAAAAAAGGAGAACAGCACATGGAAGCGAAAGAAAGAGGTCTATAAGAATGACTCTCCCAGAGCCTTTCGGCCAGAACTTATTTTTTTAGTGGCCTTGACACTTATAGCTGCTCTGGGAATCATTTTGCAGCAGAAATAATTACATCCAAGTCACACTTGTCCTGATGCAAGAATGTGTACCATTTGTATAGCGCGTTTTTCCTTTTGTATGCTCAAATGTGCTTCACAAgattgacaaaaatgaaatgtgTTTGCAACTTCAACTTGGAACTTCAACCCCGACAGAAACATTTTGGCTGCCGTAgtttggtttctgttttttgtttttttccgcAAATGGTTTCTCTCCAGACTGCAAAGACTATCAGAAATCCTTACCAAAAGTTTACTCATTTTCCTGAGCATAaacttatttgtattttttttttacatttacaGAACTCGCTAATGCACGCAAGCGCGGAGGAAACTGAAGCTTACTCCCCCCTCCCCAGTGCTTCCTCGTCCCCTGGGGATCATAAAGGAACATTTGGACGCTGCAAATATATCTATTTTGGAAAACATTCCGAAGGGAACAGATTTATTAGAAATGATGAGCTATAacttgttatcattattgttatttttatttttgtatctttttttttctttgtaatggatgttcaattttattttatttttaaacgaGAGCCATCGGCACAATATTAATGGCGATATTTTTGCAGTATATTTTCGCAACGCATGGGTGGGGATGGATCGACTATTAAATCGTCTAGTAAGAATAATTACTTTAAGTATTCTTTTTCGTAGAATGGCTTACGTCTTAAAAGGTATAAAAAGTTTCGTAAGTCATTCgtagttcacttttttaaattgtataaGCAAATTTACCGCTTTCGATTTGTTTCTTACATTTCTTCATATCCGTTCCAGTTTTTAACACCAGTCCCCTTGCCCATCAGCGTGAAAGTTTGTCATCTTAAACACGTTTACGTTGGTTCGATATTGAACGCAAACTGTGACCTAAAGTAAAAAAACACCAGCAACTCGTaacctttgttttgttttctcttaacCGACAACCGCAAAAAAGTCTGTCACACGGGTTAAACAACTCGTAGAATTAAACTTTTCAGTACGTCACGAAAAGTGACTTAAAAGCTTAACCATTAGCCAGTATTTAtatcttgtttgtttgttctctaGTATCTGTACTGTACAGTTGTAAGAAGAACATGTCTTCATTGGTAAATTTAAAAGAGGTCACGTTTTTAACCCTTTTTTGTTGGCGCATATGTAAGAGTTCTATCATCAAGTTTCACTTGGAATTGTTGCATTTTATGTCGTTAATTTACTGCCAGATTATTCTTTGGTTCTTTTACGCAGCAAAGGGtggaaaattaattatttttgaaacGATTAAGACtgagttttttcttttgttttcgctCGATCCTTCGAATAAACCTAACTGATCTTCTTGTTGGGGATTTTCCTAGAATTTTTCCAATAAACCGACAGAAACGTTGTTTGGTGCTTTTGCAATGGCGTGGCGCGACAAGTTGCAAGAAAGTTGCACAGTGTaacacaacctcgttcccagggtgtGGTCGACTCCCTCTTGTAggaagatgaaagaccctgggaacgaggttgagtgTAACAGCGCATTAATGTTCCTTGGCAACGGGTGAACAACAGTAACTGAAAAACCCTCGTAACTGCTGAGTTACAAGAGTTCCTGGTGAGCTGCTTAGAAGTCCTATCTGCTTTTCGGTTGATAATGATAATCAGTTAAGTAGATCCTCTCATTTACCCGACCGgtcagctcagttggttgaataTCGAACTAGCGTGCGGGAAGGTCGtggctcaacctcgttcccagggtctttcgtcttcccacaagagggagtggtctttcttcgaccactccctcttgtgggaagacgaaagaccctgggaacgaggttggtcgTGGCTTCAAaccctggccggaccaacacctAGGATCTTTAAATAAGTGAGTAGAAAGTGAAAGGATTATAATTACACTGATCTGCAAATGGTTATACTATCAAGTCTTCTGGGATAAGGACGGTAAACCGAAGTCCCCGTTTCGCAACTCTTCATTTTTCAAAATTctgcgggacgtaaaagaaGCCAAGCACTGTTTGAAAAGAGTAGGACaaggagttcccggtgttgtggtcggATCTTGTTGTGTCGCTCTCTAGCAAAacgtggccggcttggcgtgatgtttccgAAAAGGCTTggggtgtatgaggccacgcaCGCAAAAATAGCCACAACTCAAAGGGACGTTACCGAGGGTTAGATGATGTACGCGTAGATGTTTATCTGAATTAGTATTAACTTTGACAGATCTCATCACCATTCGAAAATCTCGACCGAATTCTTTTAGCTTTCTCGTAACTTTCTTGAAAATGCAACCCAATAATAATCAATCCAGACGTAAAATTGAAACCCCAGGTAGTGGCACATTATCGTTAGCGAGTCTTACTGGACGGCAATGAGGAATACTTGTGTATATTTCCAATATTAATATTTCAGAAGATCTTTCGACCACTTCGTCAAGTAATAGTAAGTGATGAAGTTAGCTTGTGCCTCCCGAAATATTGGAAACATGCTAAAATAAATCCTTAAAGCCAAACGTCAGCCTTGCTCAATTGTTTCGTTGTAGTTAGATCTGGTTATATCTTCTAAGATCCGGCTGGTTGTAGGTTATATCGCCCCATCGCCTTGTCGCTACGAGTTACGTAGCCCCAACTTAGGTTACCTCGCCCCAACATCCACAACTGTATAATTGCAAAATTTCGCCAGTTTTGTGTTCGCGCTGGTCATCAGTCAGAGGTATTGCTGGGAACGGAGAAAACTTATACAAGTTTCATGTTTTAACTTTTCAAGCTACATGTTTTTCTAAAGCGCGTTGTACTTCGTAAGTCGTTCGAGTTAATCGATCGATGCATAGATatttacaaatttttatttcataagCGAAGTTACATGTTATAAGTCGCTCGAGTTAATCCATCAATAAATCTGACAAACTTTTACTTTGTAAGCTGAGTTAAGCTTATATGCTATAAGTCGTTCGAGTTAATGGATCGAAGAATCTTGAAAACTTTTACTTCATAACCGAATTTTCACGTAAAAAATCATTCAAGGTCAATTGATCTTCTACATCTATCGACCGATAAAACTTACGAACTTTCCCAAGCACAGTTATGATTATATAGTGTATAGTCGTTACAACATGATGTTGGGGAGAGGTAACTTAAGTTGGGGCTACGTCACTCGGAGCGACAAGGCGATGGGGAGACACAACCTGACACCGATCCGGCACTTTCGCCTTGTTCAGGCGGCCCTTGCACGAAAGATTGCTTACGGTATAAAACATCGCTATTAAGCTATTACATAACTTTTTCCCTTACAAAAATTCGAAGATTCAACAAGCAATTGTTGACAGTAACAGCGCTTAAGCACATCGGATCAAACTACGTAGTTAATCTAATCGGTTTAcatactacaaaataaattttttaaagcaGGAACCGATTCAACGTGGAATTAATGTAAATTTTAGCAAGATGTTcaggctggccaaaccagccttctttagGCAGAAAATTGCCCTCTCAGTGAAAACATTAAAGAAGTGAATCAAACACTTTGTCAGAGATTTAAGTTCATCGACACACCCAAGTTAGAATTTTGTGATGTGACAGCAACAAAAGATAATGAACCGTTGTAATGCGTTGGGGACGCTTTAGGACGAGGGTAGACTGCAAGTGGTCTCttcggcgaaaaataagagcTGAAAAAAGAAGtatacattattttattttatatttaacatttattatttaatatttcaatatttaatatttcaagATTTCGAAATGTTTCTGCTTTTCTTCATCTGGGTGTCTGGGAGTTGTAACAACTTGAAACACCCAAACTTTAATCCTAACTCTAATTTTCGCATTTCTATTTCTCAATTTGTCGCATGTCCTCCCAATCTCGTGCGACGCGTGCGTAGAGTTTATTTTCgtgggttaaaatgagctctgagatggacccaaaatatatttatgcccaagaacataaactgtattactattattatcactttggagagcattgagaaaataaaatctTACAAAAAACAATGGCAACAAAAACGTCTgaggaatatttctttcaccaacgaTGCGAGCACAAACATTGTAATGGCCtatcgattttgattggctgcttataACGCACGATCATTTTATTtgcacttttcattggtttatttcagcgcgTTACAATGCATTTAGCCTgcgaaattctccattttagcccgtgAAATGCGCCACAACACCCGACAAAGTGTAACGATAGTTTgttttcgccgaaattagatACTTCTCAAAGTCTAGGGAGCGGGAACTCGAAATGAATAATAGATATCCCATGACGACTACATGGGAAAAATACTTTGTAGTTCCAGTCTTCCTCGATATCAGCGCCATCTTGCCTTCATTTGTGTTCGTAGTCGTTCGTAGTAGGTTCTTGCTGATCTCTTGGTGAGCAGGTAGAGATATGGTGACGATCATCAACGGCGAAATAGTACAAGACAACGACCCTCGAGCCCAAGAGTTTCGAAATCGTGAGAGAAGGCCTGAGCAGTCTCGAGGACAATCGCAACAACAAGGAACCTACAGACAAAGTCCTCAAGGGCAACAAGGCGGATCCATATTTGATCAGCTCAACCATCGCTTACTGGATGCTGGATTTCCTCGCTGGAATTTAGGGCAAAATGTTGTTGAACCTATCGTTTCTGTGGCGTTGATACTGGCACTGCTCTTGTTTGGGTTTCGAGGATTTATTTTGGTTGGTGTTGTGTGGTTTTTTTTGCAACAAGGCAGACAAAGATAATCAAACCTGATCCAAGCTGaactttattaattttgaacATGCTGCAGTCATTTCCATGAGGTTTACATTTGCCTGCCAACTTTCTGGAATCTAATGCGTGGCATGGCTAAGATTTCTGAAACTGTCACACCGATCTcaaaatattgccttttgtaCGAAGGTGTTCCAACGACCTTGGAACCGGCAATCCCGATGCCATTTGAATCTGTTTCGATGGCTTTAGGAAATATTTTAGATATCTCAAAATTGTTTGGATTG includes:
- the LOC136922532 gene encoding leucine-rich melanocyte differentiation-associated protein-like, which codes for MENVDGSVVLNGCQLSYVGQEAESIPGIIGRKYGKVVKRLDLSYNQLRTLNGIHLFEDLEELILDNNQLGDDVEIPLLQHLHTLTLNKNKIANLDVLLDKIARNLPSLNYLSLLSNQACPNELSFSHRDEEDYQRYRYYVLYRLPALNFLDSRRVKAAEKEEAKRVGAHMKIIAPSSEDLNSLMHASAEETEAYSPLPSASSSPGDHKGTFGRCKYIYFGKHSEGNRFIRNDEL